The following are encoded in a window of Streptomyces sp. SAT1 genomic DNA:
- the rpsB gene encoding 30S ribosomal protein S2 codes for MAVVTMRELLESGVHFGHQTRRWNPKMKRFIFTERNGIYIIDLLQSLSYIDRAYEFVKETVAHGGTVMFVGTKKQAQEAIAEQATRVGMPYVNQRWLGGMLTNFSTVYKRLQRLKELEQIDFEDVAASGLTKKELLVLSREKAKLEKTLGGIREMQKVPSAVWIVDTKKEHIAVGEARKLNIPVVAILDTNCDPDEVDYKIPGNDDAIRSVTLLTRVIADAVAEGLISRSGVNAGDKGEKAAGEPLAEWERDLLEGEKKADESAEAVEAAAEAPAPDAPVAEAVEEAAAEVKAETETEVKAEGEQA; via the coding sequence ATGGCCGTCGTCACGATGCGGGAGCTGCTGGAGAGCGGCGTCCACTTCGGTCACCAGACCCGTCGCTGGAACCCGAAGATGAAGCGCTTCATCTTCACCGAGCGCAACGGCATCTACATCATCGACCTGCTCCAGTCGCTGTCGTACATCGACCGCGCCTACGAGTTCGTCAAGGAGACTGTGGCCCACGGCGGCACGGTCATGTTCGTCGGCACGAAGAAGCAGGCGCAGGAGGCCATCGCCGAGCAGGCCACCCGCGTCGGCATGCCCTACGTCAACCAGCGCTGGCTGGGCGGCATGCTCACCAACTTCTCGACCGTCTACAAGCGCCTTCAGCGCCTGAAGGAGCTCGAGCAGATCGACTTCGAGGACGTGGCCGCCTCCGGCCTCACCAAGAAGGAGCTGCTGGTCCTCTCCCGCGAGAAGGCCAAGCTGGAGAAGACCCTCGGCGGTATCCGCGAGATGCAGAAGGTGCCCAGCGCCGTCTGGATCGTGGACACCAAGAAGGAGCACATCGCGGTCGGCGAGGCCCGCAAGCTCAACATCCCGGTCGTCGCCATCCTCGACACCAACTGCGACCCCGACGAGGTCGACTACAAGATCCCGGGCAACGACGACGCGATCCGCTCCGTCACCCTGCTGACCCGTGTGATCGCCGACGCCGTCGCCGAGGGCCTCATCTCCCGTTCCGGCGTCAACGCCGGTGACAAGGGCGAGAAGGCCGCGGGCGAGCCGCTCGCCGAGTGGGAGCGCGACCTGCTCGAGGGCGAGAAGAAGGCGGACGAGTCCGCCGAGGCCGTCGAGGCCGCCGCCGAGGCTCCGGCCCCCGACGCCCCGGTCGCCGAGGCCGTCGAGGAGGCCGCCGCCGAGGTCAAGGCCGAGACCGAGACCGAGGTCAAGGCCGAGGGCGAGCAGGCCTGA
- a CDS encoding murein hydrolase activator EnvC family protein: MSGAAGAGTGAGAEASADAPVPAVGRAWPVGSRPPVLRGWEPPATPYGPGHRGVDLGAPPGTAVHAVAAGRVSFAGTVAGRGVVSVELAGTGSPALRTTYEPVRASVPEGAEVAAGEVIGTVEAAGTASHCGSGCLHWGLLRGETYLDPLLLLPPRLLNGGPARLLPVLGVPLPP; this comes from the coding sequence GTGAGCGGCGCGGCGGGCGCGGGCACAGGCGCGGGCGCGGAGGCTTCGGCCGATGCGCCGGTGCCCGCGGTGGGCCGGGCGTGGCCGGTGGGGTCACGCCCGCCGGTCCTGCGCGGCTGGGAACCTCCGGCCACGCCCTACGGCCCCGGCCATCGCGGCGTGGACCTGGGCGCGCCGCCGGGCACCGCGGTACACGCGGTGGCGGCCGGTCGCGTCTCCTTCGCCGGGACCGTGGCCGGGCGGGGGGTGGTCTCCGTGGAACTGGCGGGGACGGGATCCCCTGCCCTGCGCACGACGTACGAGCCGGTACGGGCGTCCGTGCCCGAGGGCGCCGAGGTGGCGGCCGGTGAGGTCATCGGGACGGTGGAGGCGGCGGGGACGGCTTCCCACTGCGGCTCCGGCTGTCTGCACTGGGGCCTGCTCCGGGGCGAGACCTACCTCGATCCCCTGCTGCTCCTGCCGCCCCGGCTGCTGAACGGCGGTCCCGCGCGTCTGCTGCCGGTCCTCGGGGTGCCGCTGCCTCCGTGA
- the pyrH gene encoding UMP kinase, with protein MTTKAQKSDDGKVTGRFLLKLSGEAFSGGGGLGVDPDVVHAIAREIAAVVRDGAQVAVVIGGGNFFRGAELQQRGMDRARSDYMGMLGTVMNCLALQDFIEKEGIDTRVQTAITMGQVAEPYIPLRAVRHLEKGRVVIFGAGMGMPYFSTDTTAAQRALEIDAEALLMGKNGVDGVYDSDPKTNPDAVKFDALGYGEVITRDLKVADATAITLCRDNRLPIVVFELLKEGNIARAVKGEKIGTLVGDQPGRE; from the coding sequence ATGACCACCAAGGCCCAGAAGAGCGATGACGGCAAAGTGACCGGCCGGTTTCTGCTGAAGCTGTCCGGAGAGGCCTTCTCCGGCGGCGGGGGCCTGGGGGTCGACCCGGACGTGGTGCACGCCATCGCCCGTGAGATCGCCGCCGTCGTCCGGGACGGCGCGCAGGTCGCGGTCGTCATCGGCGGCGGCAACTTCTTCCGCGGCGCCGAGCTCCAGCAGCGCGGCATGGACCGCGCCCGCTCCGACTACATGGGCATGCTCGGCACCGTGATGAACTGCCTCGCCCTCCAGGACTTCATCGAGAAGGAGGGCATCGACACCCGGGTCCAGACCGCCATCACCATGGGCCAGGTCGCCGAGCCCTACATCCCGCTGCGCGCCGTGCGCCACCTGGAGAAGGGCCGCGTGGTCATCTTCGGCGCCGGTATGGGCATGCCGTACTTCTCCACCGACACCACCGCCGCCCAGCGCGCCCTGGAGATCGACGCCGAGGCGCTGCTCATGGGCAAGAACGGCGTGGACGGGGTGTACGACTCCGACCCGAAGACCAACCCGGACGCCGTGAAGTTCGACGCCCTCGGCTACGGCGAGGTCATCACCCGGGACCTGAAGGTCGCCGACGCCACCGCGATCACGCTGTGCCGCGACAACCGGCTCCCGATCGTCGTCTTCGAGCTCCTGAAGGAGGGCAATATCGCCCGCGCCGTCAAGGGTGAGAAGATCGGCACGCTTGTGGGTGACCAGCCCGGCCGGGAGTGA
- a CDS encoding IS110 family transposase: MFDIGDVGVFLGLDVGKSTHHGHGLTPAGKKVFDKQLPNSEPKLRAVLDKLAAKFGTVLVIVDQPASIGALPLTIARETGCKVAYLPGLSMRRIADLYPGEAKTDAKDAAVIADAARAMPHTLRSLEVTDEITAELTVLVGFDQDLAAEATRTSNRIRGLLSQFHPSLERALGPRLDHPAVTWLLERHGSPAALRKAGRRKLVEVIRPKAPRMAQRLIDQVFDALDEQTVTVPGTGTLDLVIPSLARSLAAVQEQRRALEAQIGQLLEAHPLSAVLTSIPGVAVRTAATLLVTVGDGTSFPTAAHLASYAGLAPTTKSSGTSIHGEHAPRGGNRQLKRAMFLSAFAALHDPTSRTYYDRCRARGKTHTQALLRLARQRINVLFAMLRDGTFYEPRTPRLA; the protein is encoded by the coding sequence ATGTTCGACATCGGCGACGTGGGCGTCTTCCTCGGCCTGGACGTCGGCAAAAGCACCCACCACGGGCACGGACTGACCCCGGCCGGGAAGAAGGTCTTCGACAAGCAGCTGCCCAACAGCGAACCGAAGCTGCGGGCCGTCCTGGACAAGCTGGCCGCGAAGTTCGGCACCGTGCTGGTCATCGTGGACCAGCCCGCCTCGATCGGAGCCCTGCCCCTGACGATCGCCCGGGAGACCGGCTGCAAGGTCGCCTACCTGCCCGGTCTCTCGATGCGGCGGATCGCCGATCTCTACCCGGGCGAGGCGAAGACCGACGCGAAGGACGCTGCGGTGATCGCGGACGCCGCACGGGCCATGCCGCACACCCTGCGCTCGCTGGAAGTGACCGACGAGATCACCGCCGAACTGACCGTCCTGGTCGGCTTCGACCAGGACCTCGCCGCCGAGGCCACCCGCACCTCCAACCGGATACGCGGCCTGCTCAGCCAGTTCCACCCCAGCCTGGAACGCGCCCTGGGCCCGCGTCTGGACCACCCGGCGGTGACCTGGCTGCTGGAACGCCACGGATCCCCCGCCGCCCTGCGGAAAGCCGGACGCCGCAAGCTGGTCGAGGTGATCCGTCCCAAGGCCCCGCGCATGGCCCAGCGGCTGATCGACCAGGTCTTCGACGCGCTCGACGAGCAGACCGTCACGGTCCCGGGCACCGGCACCCTCGACCTCGTGATCCCCTCCCTGGCCCGGTCGCTCGCGGCCGTCCAAGAACAGCGACGAGCCCTGGAAGCCCAGATCGGACAGCTGCTGGAGGCTCACCCTCTTTCCGCGGTCCTGACCTCGATTCCGGGGGTCGCGGTCAGGACCGCCGCCACGCTGCTGGTGACCGTCGGCGACGGCACCAGTTTCCCCACCGCCGCCCACCTGGCCTCCTACGCCGGCCTCGCCCCCACGACCAAGTCGTCGGGGACCTCGATCCACGGCGAACACGCGCCCAGAGGCGGCAACCGGCAACTGAAACGCGCGATGTTCCTGTCCGCCTTCGCCGCACTGCACGACCCCACCTCCCGCACCTACTACGACCGCTGTCGGGCCCGCGGGAAGACCCACACCCAGGCACTCCTCCGCCTGGCCCGACAACGGATCAACGTACTGTTCGCAATGCTCCGCGACGGCACCTTCTACGAACCCCGAACCCCACGCCTCGCTTGA
- the tsf gene encoding translation elongation factor Ts yields the protein MANYTAADVKKLRELTGAGMMDCKKALDEAEGNVEKAVEALRIKGQKGVAKREGRSAENGAVVSILADDNSSGVLVELKCETDFVAKGDKFQAVATTIAEHVAKTSPADLEALLASEIEAGKTVQAYVDEANANLGEKIVLDRFAQFSDGFVTAYMHRTMPDLPPQIGVLVELDKPSAEVAKGIAQHIAAFAPKYLSKEDVPAEVVESERRIAEETTRAEGKPEAAIAKIVEGRVNGFFKDATLLGQPYALDNKKSVQKVLDEAGVTLKRFTRIKVGI from the coding sequence ATGGCGAACTACACCGCCGCCGACGTCAAGAAGCTCCGTGAGCTCACGGGCGCCGGCATGATGGACTGCAAGAAGGCGCTGGACGAGGCCGAGGGCAACGTCGAGAAGGCCGTCGAGGCACTGCGCATCAAGGGCCAGAAGGGCGTCGCCAAGCGCGAGGGCCGCTCCGCCGAGAACGGCGCCGTGGTCTCGATCCTCGCCGACGACAACTCCTCCGGTGTCCTCGTCGAGCTGAAGTGCGAGACGGACTTCGTCGCCAAGGGTGACAAGTTCCAGGCCGTGGCCACGACCATCGCCGAGCACGTCGCCAAGACCTCCCCGGCCGACCTGGAGGCCCTGCTCGCCTCCGAGATCGAGGCCGGCAAGACCGTCCAGGCGTACGTCGACGAGGCCAACGCCAACCTCGGCGAGAAGATCGTCCTGGACCGCTTCGCGCAGTTCTCCGACGGCTTCGTGACCGCGTACATGCACCGCACGATGCCCGACCTGCCCCCGCAGATCGGTGTCCTCGTCGAGCTGGACAAGCCGAGTGCCGAGGTCGCCAAGGGCATCGCCCAGCACATCGCCGCCTTCGCGCCGAAGTACCTCTCCAAGGAGGACGTGCCGGCCGAGGTCGTCGAGTCGGAGCGCCGCATCGCCGAGGAGACCACCCGCGCCGAGGGCAAGCCCGAGGCCGCGATCGCCAAGATCGTCGAGGGTCGGGTGAACGGCTTCTTCAAGGACGCCACCCTGCTCGGCCAGCCCTACGCGCTGGACAACAAGAAGTCCGTCCAGAAGGTTCTGGACGAGGCCGGTGTCACCCTGAAGCGCTTCACGCGCATCAAGGTCGGCATCTGA
- the whiG gene encoding RNA polymerase sigma factor WhiG yields the protein MPQHTSGSDRAAIPPAARDGGNVRPPAPSTLDELWRSYKATGDDRLREQLILHYSPLVKYVAGRVSVGLPPNVEQADFVSSGVFGLIDAIEKFDIDREIKFETYAITRIRGAMIDELRALDWIPRSVRQKARNVERAYATLEARLRRTPSEGEVATEMGIAVDELHAVFSQLSLANVVALEELLHVGGDGGDRLSLMDTLEDTAADNPVEVAEDRELRRFLARAINTLPEREKTVVTLYYYEGLTLAEIGNVLGVTESRVSQIHTKSVLQLRAKLAGFGR from the coding sequence ATGCCCCAGCACACCTCCGGGTCCGACCGGGCGGCGATCCCCCCAGCCGCCCGCGACGGTGGCAACGTGCGGCCGCCCGCTCCCTCGACGCTCGACGAGCTGTGGCGGTCGTACAAGGCGACGGGGGACGACAGGCTGCGGGAGCAACTGATCCTGCACTACTCGCCGCTGGTGAAGTACGTCGCGGGACGGGTGAGCGTCGGCCTGCCGCCCAATGTGGAACAGGCCGACTTCGTGTCCTCGGGCGTGTTCGGGCTCATCGACGCGATCGAGAAGTTCGACATCGACCGGGAGATCAAGTTCGAGACGTACGCGATCACCCGGATCCGCGGCGCCATGATCGACGAACTGCGGGCGCTGGACTGGATCCCCCGGTCCGTGCGGCAGAAGGCACGCAACGTCGAGCGGGCGTACGCGACGCTGGAGGCCCGGCTGCGGCGCACCCCCTCGGAGGGCGAGGTGGCCACCGAGATGGGCATCGCGGTCGATGAACTCCACGCGGTCTTCAGCCAGTTGTCGCTGGCCAACGTGGTGGCGCTGGAAGAGCTGCTGCACGTGGGCGGCGACGGCGGGGACCGGCTGAGCCTGATGGACACGCTGGAGGACACCGCCGCCGACAACCCGGTGGAGGTCGCCGAGGACCGGGAGCTGCGCCGGTTCCTGGCCCGCGCGATCAACACCCTGCCCGAGCGGGAGAAGACCGTCGTCACCCTGTACTACTACGAGGGACTCACGCTCGCCGAGATCGGCAATGTGCTCGGCGTCACCGAGAGCAGGGTCAGCCAGATCCACACCAAGTCCGTCCTCCAGCTGCGCGCGAAACTGGCGGGTTTCGGCCGCTGA
- a CDS encoding phosphatidate cytidylyltransferase, whose translation MNDSSWGAPQQAGYWGPADGAPGQVPAPGTAPAGPAYDAPGAQHTRPLPIVPEVPAHGGNQDDDRGAARMPGGPLFRDEAPRQQPYDPSQPQPQPQQPQPQSYDPARPPQAHPQPHPQSYDRPQSHPQPHPHPQPYEAPQPRPYDTPRTPPAHGSAPQNPEPMPDAPQPAPAPQAPQKKSAGRDLGAAIGVGLGLGVVIVASLFVVKAVFVGVIAVAVVVGLWELTSRLQERKDIRAPLVPLAVGGAAMVVAGYVRDAEGAWVAMALTALAVLVWRMTQPPEGYLKDVTAGVFAAFYVPFLATFVAMLLTAHDGPYRVLTFLILTVVSDTGAYAVGWRFGRHKLAPRISPGKTREGLLGAVAFAMVAGALCMQFLIDDGAWWQGLLLGLAVAASATLGDLGESMIKRDLGIKDMGTLLPGHGGIMDRLDSLLPTAPVVWLLMVLFVGST comes from the coding sequence ATGAACGACTCTTCCTGGGGAGCGCCGCAGCAAGCCGGGTACTGGGGGCCCGCCGACGGGGCACCCGGCCAGGTCCCCGCCCCGGGGACCGCCCCCGCGGGCCCCGCGTACGATGCGCCGGGCGCTCAGCACACCCGCCCCCTGCCCATCGTGCCCGAGGTGCCCGCACACGGCGGAAACCAGGATGACGACCGGGGGGCCGCGCGCATGCCGGGCGGCCCCTTGTTCCGCGACGAGGCGCCGCGGCAGCAGCCGTACGACCCGTCGCAGCCGCAGCCGCAGCCGCAGCAGCCGCAGCCGCAGTCGTACGACCCGGCCCGGCCGCCGCAGGCACACCCGCAGCCGCACCCGCAGTCGTACGACAGGCCACAGTCCCACCCGCAGCCGCATCCGCATCCGCAGCCGTACGAGGCGCCGCAGCCGCGGCCCTACGACACGCCGCGGACGCCGCCCGCCCACGGGTCGGCGCCGCAGAATCCGGAGCCCATGCCCGACGCCCCGCAGCCGGCGCCCGCCCCGCAGGCACCGCAGAAGAAGAGCGCGGGACGGGACCTCGGCGCGGCCATAGGCGTCGGTCTCGGACTCGGCGTGGTGATCGTCGCGTCGCTGTTCGTCGTCAAGGCCGTCTTCGTGGGCGTCATCGCGGTCGCCGTCGTGGTCGGCCTGTGGGAGCTGACCTCGCGGCTCCAGGAGCGCAAGGACATCAGGGCGCCGCTCGTGCCGCTGGCGGTCGGCGGCGCCGCGATGGTGGTCGCCGGGTACGTCCGGGACGCCGAGGGCGCCTGGGTGGCGATGGCGCTCACCGCGCTCGCCGTCCTGGTGTGGCGGATGACCCAGCCGCCGGAGGGCTACCTCAAGGACGTCACGGCGGGCGTCTTCGCCGCGTTCTACGTCCCGTTCCTGGCCACCTTCGTGGCGATGCTGCTCACCGCGCACGACGGGCCGTACCGCGTCCTGACCTTCCTGATCCTCACCGTGGTCAGCGACACCGGCGCCTACGCCGTCGGCTGGCGCTTCGGCAGGCACAAGCTCGCCCCGCGCATCAGCCCCGGCAAGACCCGCGAGGGCCTGCTCGGCGCGGTCGCCTTCGCGATGGTGGCGGGCGCGCTGTGCATGCAGTTCCTGATCGACGACGGAGCCTGGTGGCAGGGCCTGCTCCTGGGCCTCGCGGTCGCCGCCAGCGCCACCCTCGGCGACCTCGGCGAGTCCATGATCAAGCGCGACCTCGGCATCAAGGACATGGGCACCCTCCTGCCGGGCCACGGCGGCATCATGGACCGCCTCGACTCCCTCCTCCCCACCGCCCCGGTGGTCTGGCTCCTGATGGTCCTCTTCGTCGGCTCCACCTGA
- the rlmN gene encoding 23S rRNA (adenine(2503)-C(2))-methyltransferase RlmN: MPKPGELTFVAPRGAKKPPRHLADLSPAERKEAVAAIGEKPFRAKQLSQHYFARYAHDPEQWTDIPAGSREKLREALLPELMTVVRHLSTDEGTTRKTLWRMFDGTLVESVLMRYPDRVTMCISSQAGCGMNCPFCATGQAGLDRNLSTAEIVHQIVDGMRALRDGEVPGGPARLSNIVFMGMGEPLANYKRVIGAIRALTDPEPDGLGLSQRGITVSTVGLVPAINRFTDEGLKCRLAISLHAPDDELRDTLVPVNTRWKVREVLDAGFEYTARSGRRLSIEYALIRDINDQAWRGDRLGRLLRGKPVHVNLIPLNPTPGSKWTASRPEDEKAFVEAIAAHGVPVTVRDTRGQEIDGACGQLAATER, from the coding sequence ATGCCCAAGCCCGGAGAACTCACTTTTGTCGCGCCGCGCGGAGCCAAGAAGCCGCCGCGGCATCTTGCCGATCTCTCGCCCGCCGAGCGCAAGGAGGCTGTGGCCGCGATCGGTGAGAAGCCGTTCCGTGCCAAGCAGCTCTCGCAGCACTACTTCGCGCGGTACGCGCACGACCCCGAGCAGTGGACGGACATCCCGGCCGGCTCGCGGGAGAAGCTGCGCGAGGCGCTGCTGCCGGAGCTGATGACGGTCGTGCGGCATCTGTCGACCGACGAGGGGACGACGCGCAAGACGCTGTGGCGGATGTTCGACGGGACGCTCGTCGAGTCGGTGCTGATGCGCTACCCGGACCGGGTGACGATGTGCATCAGTTCGCAGGCCGGGTGCGGGATGAACTGCCCGTTCTGCGCGACCGGGCAGGCCGGTCTCGACCGCAATCTGTCGACCGCCGAGATCGTGCACCAGATCGTGGACGGCATGCGGGCGCTGCGCGACGGCGAGGTGCCGGGCGGACCGGCGCGGCTGTCCAACATCGTGTTCATGGGCATGGGCGAGCCGCTGGCCAACTACAAGCGGGTGATCGGTGCCATCCGCGCCCTGACCGACCCGGAGCCGGACGGGCTCGGGCTGTCGCAGCGCGGCATCACCGTGTCCACGGTCGGCCTGGTCCCGGCGATCAACCGGTTCACCGACGAGGGCCTCAAGTGCCGGCTCGCGATCTCCCTGCACGCCCCCGACGACGAGCTGCGCGACACCCTCGTGCCGGTCAACACGCGGTGGAAGGTGCGGGAGGTGCTGGACGCCGGGTTCGAGTACACCGCCCGTTCCGGGCGCCGGCTGTCCATCGAGTACGCGCTGATCCGGGACATCAACGACCAGGCGTGGCGCGGCGACCGGCTCGGCCGGCTGCTCCGGGGCAAGCCGGTGCACGTCAACCTCATCCCGCTCAACCCGACGCCGGGCTCCAAGTGGACCGCCTCGCGGCCCGAGGACGAGAAGGCGTTCGTCGAGGCCATCGCCGCGCACGGAGTGCCGGTGACGGTCCGGGACACCCGCGGCCAGGAGATCGACGGGGCCTGCGGACAGCTGGCCGCCACGGAGCGGTAG
- a CDS encoding TetR/AcrR family transcriptional regulator produces the protein MAEHRSMQRAALLDAARTLLSQGGTEALTFPALAERTGLARSSVYEYFRSRAAVVEELCEADFPVWAAEVSAAMDAADGPGPKVEAYVRAQLDLVGDQRHRAVVAISASELDAGAREKIRAAHGGLVAMIVEALAELGHEQPRLAAMLLQGVVDAAVRRIELGVEEPSAVAEAAVAMALRGVRG, from the coding sequence GTGGCCGAGCACCGGTCGATGCAGCGTGCCGCCCTGCTGGACGCGGCGCGCACCCTGCTGTCCCAGGGCGGTACGGAGGCGCTGACCTTCCCCGCGCTGGCCGAGCGGACGGGGCTCGCGCGCTCGTCGGTGTACGAGTACTTCCGGTCGCGGGCCGCCGTGGTCGAGGAGCTGTGCGAGGCCGACTTCCCGGTCTGGGCCGCGGAGGTGTCGGCGGCGATGGACGCCGCGGACGGCCCCGGGCCCAAGGTCGAGGCGTACGTCCGCGCCCAGCTGGACCTCGTCGGCGACCAGCGGCACCGTGCCGTCGTGGCGATCTCGGCGAGCGAGCTGGACGCCGGCGCCCGGGAGAAGATCCGGGCCGCGCACGGCGGACTGGTCGCCATGATCGTCGAGGCACTGGCCGAGCTGGGCCACGAGCAGCCCCGGCTGGCCGCGATGCTGCTCCAGGGCGTGGTCGACGCGGCCGTGCGCCGGATCGAGCTGGGGGTCGAGGAGCCCTCGGCCGTCGCGGAGGCGGCCGTGGCGATGGCTCTCCGGGGCGTCCGGGGCTGA
- the frr gene encoding ribosome recycling factor, translated as MIEETLLEAEEKMEKAVVVAKEDFAAIRTGRAHPAMFNKIVADYYGAPTPINQLASFSVPEPRMAVVTPFDKTALRNIEQAIRDSDLGVNPSNDGNIIRVVFPELTEERRREYIKVAKGKGEDAKVSIRSVRRKAKDAIDKLIKDGEVGEDEGRRAEKELDDTTAKYVAQVDELLKHKEAELLEV; from the coding sequence GTGATCGAAGAGACCCTCCTCGAGGCCGAGGAGAAGATGGAGAAGGCCGTCGTGGTCGCCAAGGAGGACTTCGCCGCGATCCGCACCGGCCGTGCGCACCCGGCGATGTTCAACAAGATCGTGGCCGACTACTACGGCGCGCCGACGCCGATCAACCAGCTGGCCTCGTTCTCCGTGCCGGAGCCGCGCATGGCCGTCGTGACCCCGTTCGACAAGACCGCGCTGCGCAACATCGAGCAGGCGATCCGCGACTCCGACCTGGGCGTCAACCCGAGCAACGACGGCAACATCATCCGAGTGGTGTTCCCGGAGCTGACCGAGGAGCGCCGCCGTGAGTACATCAAGGTCGCCAAGGGCAAGGGCGAGGACGCCAAGGTGTCCATCCGCTCCGTGCGCCGCAAGGCCAAGGACGCCATCGACAAGCTGATCAAGGACGGCGAGGTCGGCGAGGACGAGGGCCGCCGTGCGGAGAAGGAGCTCGACGACACCACCGCGAAGTACGTCGCACAGGTGGACGAGCTGCTCAAGCACAAGGAAGCGGAGCTGCTCGAGGTCTGA
- the dprA gene encoding DNA-processing protein DprA: protein MLEPGDATGGRWVRELGAQTVARRLRDGTTPLPGVSGKRWAGLCARAVRADPERDLAVARETGVRFVHPGGAEWPAQLDDLGDARPTGLWVRGRPSLRMWALRSVALVGARACTDYGAHMAATLAAGLTERGWVVVSGGAYGIDGAAHRGTLAGAGATVAVLACGVDRPYPRGHTGLLTRIAQQGLVIGELPPGEHPTPSRFIVRNRVIAALTRGTVVVEAAYRSGSLVTARAAQRLGRHTMGVPGPATSALSAGVHELLRGGATLVTDAAEVAELIGDIGELAPERRGPVLPRDLLPPETRQILAALPASGAPTAAEIARGARTTPDDAVAGLYELRSLGYVERHGDGWKLTRQAVISGRRDPEPC from the coding sequence GTGCTGGAGCCCGGAGACGCGACCGGAGGGAGGTGGGTGCGGGAACTGGGCGCCCAGACCGTGGCACGGCGGCTGCGGGACGGCACGACACCGCTGCCCGGGGTGTCCGGCAAACGCTGGGCCGGCCTGTGCGCCCGCGCCGTCCGGGCCGACCCCGAGCGGGACCTCGCCGTCGCCCGGGAGACCGGAGTGCGGTTCGTGCACCCCGGGGGCGCCGAGTGGCCGGCCCAGCTCGACGACCTGGGGGACGCCCGGCCCACCGGCCTGTGGGTGCGCGGCCGGCCCAGCCTGCGCATGTGGGCGCTGCGGTCGGTGGCACTGGTCGGCGCCCGTGCCTGCACCGACTACGGCGCGCACATGGCGGCCACGCTCGCCGCGGGACTCACCGAACGCGGCTGGGTGGTGGTGTCCGGCGGAGCCTACGGAATCGACGGCGCGGCCCACCGCGGCACGCTCGCCGGCGCGGGCGCCACCGTCGCCGTGCTGGCCTGCGGCGTCGACCGCCCCTACCCGCGCGGCCACACCGGTCTCCTCACCAGGATCGCCCAGCAGGGCCTGGTGATCGGCGAGCTGCCGCCGGGCGAGCACCCCACACCCAGCAGATTCATCGTCCGCAACCGGGTCATTGCGGCCCTCACCCGCGGCACGGTGGTCGTCGAGGCGGCCTACCGCAGCGGCTCCCTGGTCACCGCACGGGCCGCACAGCGCCTGGGCCGGCACACCATGGGCGTGCCAGGACCGGCCACCAGCGCCCTGTCGGCAGGCGTCCACGAACTGCTGCGCGGCGGCGCGACGCTGGTCACCGACGCGGCGGAGGTCGCCGAGCTGATCGGCGACATCGGCGAACTCGCCCCCGAGCGGCGCGGCCCCGTCCTCCCGCGCGACCTGCTGCCACCGGAGACACGGCAGATCCTCGCCGCACTGCCCGCGAGCGGCGCACCGACCGCGGCCGAGATCGCCCGCGGCGCCCGCACGACACCGGACGACGCGGTCGCCGGACTCTACGAACTCCGCTCGCTCGGTTACGTCGAACGACATGGCGACGGATGGAAGTTGACACGCCAGGCGGTGATCTCCGGACGACGAGATCCGGAGCCTTGTTGA